A region of the Litchfieldia alkalitelluris genome:
ACTTTCTTCTTCGTGCTTAATAAATTCATGCCCTCCTGATTTTGCCCAAGCAGTTAAGTCATTTTTGGCACCTTTATCTGTTGCATGAATTTCTAAAACTTCACCTGACTCAAGCTCGTTCATGGCTTTTCTGGTTTTCACAATCGGCATTGGACAAGCTAGTCCTTTTGCATCTAATACTTTTTTAACTTCCATTTCCTTAACCTCCTTGTTTATCGTACCGCACAACGGTTTGGTCCGATTTCCATTTCACGTTGTTTTTCTAAATCTGGGTTTATTTTCCCCATGTTTGTTTCACGAATTTCTTGATATGCATTTGGTTGTGGTGGAAGATTTTCTGTAACTAGCTTTCTGAAGACAACTTCATCTTCAATGTTTAACCCATGATTTTTAGCAAAAAGTGATCCTAACTTCTCCGCTACACTCCCATCCTCGTTTAATTCATGAATGATCATAAAGTGAGCAGGAAGTACAACTAAATCCATTGATAGTTCTCTGTAACGAATGTATAAGCTTTCTCTCAAATCAGCTACCCAATCCTCTGCCATTCCTGCAAGATCTGGTCTACCGATGGAGTCAATAAACAAGATATCACCTGATAGCAAATAGCTAGCATCTACTACGAACGAGGTTGAACCAATTGTGTGACCCGGTGAATATAGTGCATGAATATCAATCGCTGTATGACCAATTGTCACTACTTTTCCACCCTCTAATGGCTTATAATCAAACGTTACCTCAGTAGCATCCTTTGGTGGTAACCAGTATGTTGCTCCTGTGAGCTCGGCGATGGTTCTTCCTCCAGAGATATGGTCAGCATGTAAATGCGTATCAAATACA
Encoded here:
- a CDS encoding sulfurtransferase TusA family protein — its product is MEVKKVLDAKGLACPMPIVKTRKAMNELESGEVLEIHATDKGAKNDLTAWAKSGGHEFIKHEEESDVLKFWIKKG
- a CDS encoding MBL fold metallo-hydrolase, giving the protein MAVKAMNSKEVTERVINKKELFILDVRNEADFADWKIEGENLDYFNIPYFELLDGVEEILNKIPTDKELLVVCAKEGSSIMVAEMLSEHGLTAFYLEGGMKAWSEHLEPVKIGDLRDGGGVYQFVRIGKGCLSYMVVSNGEAAIIDATRMTDTYLDFAKEIGAKITHVFDTHLHADHISGGRTIAELTGATYWLPPKDATEVTFDYKPLEGGKVVTIGHTAIDIHALYSPGHTIGSTSFVVDASYLLSGDILFIDSIGRPDLAGMAEDWVADLRESLYIRYRELSMDLVVLPAHFMIIHELNEDGSVAEKLGSLFAKNHGLNIEDEVVFRKLVTENLPPQPNAYQEIRETNMGKINPDLEKQREMEIGPNRCAVR